The Danio aesculapii chromosome 7, fDanAes4.1, whole genome shotgun sequence DNA window acttgtgggggaaactggagaacccggaggaagcccacatgaacacagggagaacatgcaaactccacacagaaatgccaactgacccagcctaggcttcttgctgtgaggcccttGACCAAACTCTTTTGAAGTCAAATTAATTTAACATTGTAAATTATGATACTGCTGCACATAAGAGGGTCCTGAAATTTGAACCTAGGACATATGGGAGTCCTTCTGGTTTGGATTGAGGGTTGACTCCACCTTAATCTAATTGCTGTAGGAAACACCTGTCATTGGCTTCTCTGGACACTTTAAAAATCTCATGGCTGGCATTTTAAAGGAGGCTGCTGCTGTGGACtggactttttttgttgttttgttatatttaattattttgtacatCCATTATTACATATTCCTGCATACATATACATCTGAAACACCCCTGACTCCTGACTgatattaacatattttaataagttgtttaaaACTGTTTCTTTAATAAATTATGATATATAATTTTGGCTGTTGTTACATCCTTGTGAGCCACAGGGTGTAACAAATGGGGGCTCATCCACGTCAAATTGAAATTTCTTATTTGAAATGGGtaactcatttaaaatatttttctatatataataTCAACATATACTtggttttacttattttaatcaaCAATTAATGTAAACGAAATGTTGTTAATTATgtgttaaattcaattaaatttataaaataaacattctatatatgtaaaatatactaCATTTAATGGCAACATGTTTAatgactgtttattttattcatctgTTTTGATGTGATgtgtgaattgaatttaactgcTTCAGTGAGTTAAAATGATCTGAATTATTTGCGTTCAGTACTTGCACTATTTTGGTAGCAGAAGAGCTTTTCTGTTTTCAGCATGTGAGTTGTTTTGTGCAACCAGAAAAGTTCACGTTTCCTTCATTCAATCCTGATCCAAGCTGTCTCTATAGTAACAGTAGGAAAAGAGGAGATTGGCTGACTTGGGTCTACACACGGCTCCTGAGAGCTCTAACAGAGTGTGTACATAGCTACAGGGGGATTgtttagatgtgtatatataaagtatttaaaGTTTGTGCATGCCCAAGAACAAAGGAATTAAAACATGGCTTTAGTCAAATCAGacagaaatgtaaacatttacaATATCCAAAAAATGGTGTCTTCCACATAATAACAGACGGAGAAAAagagaatgaaaatgaatgaatgaaagaaacaaagaaagaggCTAAAAGAGGGTCAGTGCAGTTGCAGACATTGTGTTCTGTTTGGTTATTTCTGAATCTCTCGCTCTCTCCTGTGTTCTCTCAGGCTGAAGTGATGTGATAGATTGCATGAGATGCTGTGCAGGATCTTTTAAGAAAATAGAGCTTCATGCATGGGCTGTAGAGGAGaaaagtgtttgtgtgaatggcTGCGAGAGCCATTTATATTTTACTTGCTCTGACTGCATCTTTTCGAGTGATATCATCCAGTGATAATACCATTCACACATTTAAAGTCCTCTTTTTGTCATCGTCTTCAGTATTTTAGGCTTTCCGTGTCAGACTGTACAAATATTTCAATCATTAGgtcattttgcttcttttttttatcacctatttaaaatctttatatgtagttttttgtacattaaatcacAGCAGAGATAAAATAATGGTGACCACTTTTCACCACATCAGCTTCATCACCGGCGGTCAGTAATGAACTTTGAGCTTCTCACAAGGCACTCTGTGAAATCTGCTTGTAACAGAATGGCAGGCTTAATAACCCATATCATTCTGTTTCACTGCTCCCAACATCTAAACACATGCAATTATGTGAAACACTTGTGAAGCGCGGTGTTCCTTTCTGAGCACAGTCGGGAACTGTGTTGAATGATTTCAAAATATAGCAATTTGCAGAGCTTGTGATGTGAAAAAACTTGATAAATTAAACCTGACGTGTGGCTAGAGGAGCATTGTCAAGTTTGTTGTCTGTCTGTAATGTCAAAGGGAGAATTTGTATGGCTTTCTCCTCAAATCACAGAGGCCCGTGGTGACGTGCAGTCAGACAGTTTTATGCACATTAGCCCAGCAGACACATCCACCATGTGTAAATTAGGCTGCTTAGTGGGGCTTAGCACACATGCTTTTAAGGCTGCaagacgcgcacacacactttCATGGACAACCCTTACTCTGTTGCCACTAATTAAGATTTCAGTTTTAGATTTGACTGTTATAGAAGAGCAGTGTGACTCAAACGCagcttatgtatgtgtgtgttcagtgtgacaAATAGAGCTGTATCTACCAAAAAACATCTGTTTAAGCAGATTCAaaagtttaaacatttttgaagCAATGACAAGGAAGAATTCACAAAGAACAAGAGCCGGATAATTGGATTGATGGTTGGATTAATGAGAGAGATGAAGAGGTGGGTGAAATAGAAGAACAAGTCTGTGAAAAGGAGGGATGTGAAAGTTCCCACAAGAAGAGAGAATATTGTGTGTAAATTATTCACAGCTTATTAAAATTCATGTGGCACATTTGCCTGAAAcggcagaaaaaaaaagatgttgaaTATTTGATTGTGTGTATAAATACAGCCCTAAATGGAATTTTGTGATGATGAGGGCTGTTTTTAGATTACACGCCTGGCCGTTGTTTACTGATTGTTGAGTTTCATTTCAGCAGTGTGGTGATGAGAAGGTGGTTTGATGCCCGATTGCTTAAAAATGAGCTGAGTTGAATTAAACTGTTGTTAAAGGACCTTGAtcgcacacttaccaaatctgtagagactgGACAATCAACAAGAACTGAAAccgcattatttttaaaaagacgacaagtggcaaatccagatttccccatttccagatgcaaaaagctctcagGTACAAACtgttttttacaaacatatttttgtcgtgtgttagcagaccacccatgtctctgaacaattcttctaatacttgtttgaattacggttggcaacacaacgtggcatctctctgaacactgtaacaggtaaaaacagtcttcaacTATATCATGTATATTAATAAAGTTGCATCTCGTTCAGATTGGTTCGaatcaagtctttctcatgaattaatgaacacatATGCTGAAAACTCagtgacgtcactttgtaccggCAGGTACCGACAGCCAACCTCCACACTGGAATTTGCACAAGGATCCCAGGGCTGTGGCATTGCttcagaatttatttttaaaccggaagaacgaatttgctctaagtggggtttatttataagctaatttcgagaggatcacatgcttgtgattgaacacagctggtcctacattagccaattcatgatttaccaatcagatgattccttagtcactataaatactgtaagttccatatcacagccatctttgttttgaagaatccccccttccacccctattccTCCTAATTTCTTTGatgggtggcccagtggttagcactgtcgccttacagcaagaacgtcactggttctagtccttaccaagccaaccgtttctgtgaggagtttacacattctccccgtgctgaCGTGGGTTTCCCCAACGCCCCCGGTTTCCTACCaccatttaaaaacacacatcgGCATCATAGATGTGCTCCTCTCCTGGTAAGTAGTCATATCTTAAGAGTAATTACTATCTGTTCATTGgctattacagcaggggagttttcgagatctacctgagctcaaactcccttctcgccctgCAACTGGAGGGAGCCATGGGCTCGAgcatcttatgagctcaggactctctaccgggacagcatgccaaacaagctttataatcaatcatcagctaagtgtgaactcttgaaacaaatcAAAAGCAAGCAATTTCTACtgtttagtgaaatatatgtgtcctaatagtgtttttagcaacacgggacatatatatgactgtcaactcAAATGTGCTTTTGAGTTTCATGACTCTTTAAACTGACCACATTTCATGAGAAATTCATTATCGTTTGTGTATTAGATTTACCGTTTAGCGGCAGCAAAGAGcttgaaaaaatgtataattttgctTGAGTACAAAGCCAAAGTGCTGTCTATTGTTCTAGTATTGACCGagtaagctgtgtgtgtgtctggcagAATTCAAACTCTGTCTCTAGCTCATGTTCAGAATGATGAATGGCTCTCGTTGGAACTCAAGGTGAAGGCCCCCTAAAGAACCTGCGGGGAGAAAAAAACACCATGCTTGACTGAAGGTTTACAGAGCTCCTGCATCCTTAGAGTCAATGTTACCtttaaatatatagattttagATAAAGGTTCAGGTTTAGGTTAAGGCTCAATGTAAaagttaaatgttaaattaagtaaaaataaggGATTTTgattacacacagttgaagtcagaaatattagccaccctttgatttatttattttttttatatttcccaaatgatgtttaacagagcaagggaatttttacagtatgtctgataatattttttcttgtggagaaagtcttacttgttttattttgactagaataaaagcagtttaaaatttttttaaaacccattttaaggtcaatattattagcccctttaagctatatatttttttctgatagtctacagaacaaaccatcattatacaatgactaattacactaacctgcctagctaaccttaTTAAgccagttaagccttttaatgtcactttaagctgtatagaagtgtcttgaaaaatatctagtcaaatattatttactgtcatcatggcaaagataaaataaatgagttattaaaactattatgattagaaatgtgttgaagaaatcttctctccgttaaacagaaattgggtaaaaaaataaacagtggtgctaataattcagggaggctaacaattctgactacaactgtatctCTTTTAGCCAGGACTTACTGCATCATCTCTACTGTTGCTGCAGAATTCAGCATCATGCAGAAAATGGCACTCTTCAAATGCTCCTAGCCATAGGCCAGGTGTCATTGAGTTTAGATAACATCTTCCACTCATCTTGTGCCATCCTCATCCTCCCCCCTTTGCTGCACTCCAGCACATGTGGTGTTATATGGAGTGTTTGTGCCCTGTTATTGAATTCCAGGAGCGTTTTCGTGTCAGTTCAGCCAAGGAAGTATGGGAACACCATTTCAATTTGTGTCACTACATCAAATCTCGAAGaggcattttcacattctgatgtCAGTGAGAAAGTGAGAGAGACAACTCTATTGTAGTGTGAGATTGGTTACAGTTATGATTTTTATGGTCCTGATGTAACAATGTGACACACTCCAAAGAGTTCTGGAGAGTCTTTTTTTAAGCAGATGAATAGAACAACAACATGGGtcaaatctttttatttaaaggCCCCCTCTTACCTCAGCGGTAACCCATTCCTTTGTGTTTGTAATACCTACTGTATAGTCAATGCCTTTTTACCACACAGACTAATCCAGGCTTCACCTGAAACAGTGCTACTCATGGATTCTTGTCAAGGAGAATCAGTACGCATGGTTTATTTCACAGAGATAATAATCAACCAACATAAAATTTTATTCTTGGCCCATCCACTCTGCCTGGCTGTACACAAAAGTCCATCTGCTAATCTCCCAATTGTGCATCATCATTTGATCTTCATGTAGAACTTTTCTAGGGCCAGCTTTTTACTTCAGAATGAGCTTGAAGAATGTGGGCAAAAACTgtgttaagctagtagtgtttcCTCCAGATGGACCTTCACTTTTTAAGCTTGACCTGTCCTCTTATTACAGCTGCTCGTACACATCCTTTCAAAGCAAGATGGTGCAAATTGCATTTGATTTGCAGCGAGGAGATTCATATGCCTATAGCTTATTTACCTCTCTGCGTGGTGAGATGATGTAAGCTATAGTTTTCACTGGCCATGATTGTTCCAGTCACGCCCTGTTGGAGCAGTCGCACATGCCCTGGCACAGACATTGGCAGAAGCCGTAAACCAGACAGACTGTGAGACTGGATGGCACCAGGCTCACACACACAATCCCCAAGGTCACTCTCTGGATCACCAGCAAGTATATGCCAAGTGGCAGCGAACCGAAGTAGAAAAAGCCCAACAGCCACACCAAGACCCGTGGCACATGATTGCAGAACTTGGACAGTGCGTCTTGGTCCACCACACCACTATTGGATGCTACGGAGACTGAGTCCAGGTCACCGTAGTAATCAGAGCTTGCGTTTTGGCTGGGTGAGCGCTGCTGGTCTCGTTGCACCTCCATGATTGTGATGACCAGGCAGTTGGAGGAGTCGTGGGATGGGCTGTCATTGGAGGACAGGCTCTTAGGCGTCAAAACTACTTCTTTACTGTGGTCCGAGCTCCAGGACTTGTCCCGCACAGCCAAGCGGGACATGATGTTTGAGTCGTCTGGCAGCCCAGCCACTTCAAACTCGCTGACCTGCGTCTCGTGACGACAGAAAGGGCAGCTGATGGAACTGGAACCATCCCCCATGTCCAGGATCTTGTTGAGGCATCTGGCACACACTCTGTGCAGGCAGTCCAAAATTTTGGGCCTGCGGCTGTGTGTATTGTAGCGCTGGTAGCAGATTTTGCACTCCAACTCATCATTGGTGGTGCAGTTGAGGCTGGTGTTATTAGTAATGCTGGCATTAGTGGAGCTCTCCTCTGGTCCAGCCTGAGCACAGCTCATCGTGGCCTCATGCTCTGGGAAACAAGAACAGAATGTTAGCAACAACATAGCATAGTTACAGCGATATGCACACTTTTTTTCAGATAAGTGTAAGGCTTCAGTTAACTGTAGATccaagacccaatcccaattctaccccttagccttcccctcacccctaccccttgatTTACGCTTTCacgggaaggggtaggggtgtcccaattctcttaagTTTGAAGGCGTAGTGCTAAGGGCAAGGGTTAGATACCCCTTGAACCtgatatttttcaggaccacactcgaaaccaaggggtacgaaaatttcccagaatacaccagctacaacagcagaatggctgcacatggaaaaagatgcacaaattagtactTTTTTTGTCACTATTACGAAttattacaacaaacaaacatatgttttaatacattcataacagcgtCAGTGTTTTTAATAAGTCCTGTATAGTAGTCCAACAGCAtattttcacatctgtcactcgatgacactggaatcccctgtcagaaaagtctagtggctgtgaatggttttttacagtgtctggtataacgttaacattgttttcgtgtgtttacatagatgaatatggccatggtgtaaataaacagtacagttacgatcttattgccacatgtTGTATCATTAAGATAACATggtatcattgccttcagtgatttcctgaagataaataacaaaaaataatgcaactgtaataaatacagcaGTTGCCATCGTTGATCTCAGATGaagagattgtgatgacatatgatgtgtgcaggtgttgtagtgctatcccattttttaaaaaaattggtcaaatttgaagcccttgcccttcacactctgtttcaagagccaaggggaggggtaaaaaatagaattaggattggacCTAAATGTCATTGctacacatttattgaatggataCGCTTTTGAAAATCTTGATTTTTCATCTGAGCATcaagttttgttaattttttttttaattattattattattattttgctactTTTTTTACTACTGTTCCGAACTCTGAAGGACTGTCAGGTATAGTTCCAGTTGTGTTTCCATGTGAGTCTAGAAAGGCACAGCACGATTACAATCTGCTCTTGGCCTGCAATTCTAGACAACGTTAGGCAACCGTGCTGGACTGGTAGAGCGTGTGTGCACATGACATTGTCACTCTGTTACTTGGATGCCAGTTTCCCCATAGCTAGCTAGTAATGACTATTATTAAAAGAACTCCCGAAAACAGAAATATCTGCCCATCGTCCATATAGGTTTACATAACATTTATGTTACTAAGGCAAGACTGACACATTTGTATTATATCTCAAAGAGTTTTGTTATCAGCACAGTTTTCATGCTGACTGAACCAGATCACAATGAAACAGTGATGTTATGCAAACAGGACTATTAGTAAACGGAACAGCTATTGTCATtcagtaatgtttattttactccaAATAAACATCTAATAAGTAAGATTTCaactttgttcatttatttctagATGATATGTCATACTAGATGATGTGTTATCATTTTACATGCTTAACTCATGCCTACATACTACCGATGAAACAGCTTTGCCCATAGTATACTAATTTATAGTGTTTCCACCTTTAGTAATAGAACagaattttacagaatttttataTTCATCAATTCACTTTAGGtcttgattatttattaataaaaaaaaaatgatcacaaaataattttaaatcattgttcattgcaaactgaaatgTGATGAAAGATGTATGGCATTgacaacactaaacaaatctTTAGGTTTTGTTACTGTATGTGATGTCACAAATGAAGTGTTTCCTACAGTGTTATGCAATCACACATTAGTGCATCGTTAGTGCAACTGCAGTAAACTAACACCCATGCTATTAAGTCTTCACAGGAAGTCTCCTACTTTGCCACATGGGTGTTTTCAATGTCTTATTCAGTCTGCAAGTCTCCAAAGGCCTAATTAGGCTGCTTTGTTAATCGCTGTTTGTGAAATTAATTACGGAAATAAATGTGGGATTGAGGTGGCGATTTTGCTTCATTGTCTTGGGGAGCCAACTGTTCTTGTTTCCCTATTGTCACCCATTTTCCCTATTGTCCCCCAACAGTTTTGCTGTATGAAGAGATGGCAGTGGTTAGAGGAATGAAAAAGCGGCCCTTTGGGCAAAGAGCATGCTCCTCCAGCATACAAACCTCGCTCTATTATTAATGACAACAATGCCTGTGCATAATTGTATTTCTGAGAGgaatttgttttgctttgctggATAGAGAAAATATAGCCAGCAGTGGCTGTCAATAGAAGCCCAATAAAGAAACCGGCTGTTTAGGGTTCAGACTGCATTAGCAGAGCCTTTTCAGACCACCAATTAAGAGTCGCCGTTTCCAGTCACTGTTTTATTATGGTACAGTATCATCAGATGCctgtcagtgtggtttaaaagaaGAGCCTTGACAAGAATTGAACTATTGTGAATATTTGCTCGAAATGAGTGTGAGAATGGCAGTGATTGATGTGGTAATGGTAATGTACTGCGGTATTTGCAAATCCAATGTGTACTGGAGCATGAAAGCTTTTCTATTTCCTCTCTGTTCTTCTTTCTCTCCTTTCTTTTCTGCTGGCAGTAATGACATATGGCGTTATAACATCCTTTCAGGGGGACAGTTGTGCATTGAGTCCTCTGTCTTTGGTTTGAAAGGTcatcttattttacatttcaaatctAATATAAGAAACTCATTTGTAGCTCAAATGGACAAAACCAATTTTGTCATTGTAATTGTATCTCACAAAAAGCATGGAAATGAGTACCTAATGAATGACATGGGTTATAAATTATGAATGTTACATGGGCCATTTTATACCACCCAGGAGAACAATATGTTGATGTGCACTTGGCAAAGCAATCTTCCTGGAAAAAATTTGTAGATGGATGAGTTGGCACATAATTCATTTACAGGCTAGTAATCAGAAGTTTAATCTGAGCATTTCCGGAGcgtttttaacaaaataaaaaagatgtaTGTAAGAAAACcctttttttgctttgaaatactATTTTTCAACAGATTCTGTTGTACTGACATACCCGAATATTGTACACGATTCTTCTTTTACCTACATGGAAATCCTACAGATCATTTCTTTACTGCTGTTTAGGTGAACACTTTATGTGGCCT harbors:
- the zgc:165481 gene encoding E3 ubiquitin-protein ligase RNF182 codes for the protein MSCAQAGPEESSTNASITNNTSLNCTTNDELECKICYQRYNTHSRRPKILDCLHRVCARCLNKILDMGDGSSSISCPFCRHETQVSEFEVAGLPDDSNIMSRLAVRDKSWSSDHSKEVVLTPKSLSSNDSPSHDSSNCLVITIMEVQRDQQRSPSQNASSDYYGDLDSVSVASNSGVVDQDALSKFCNHVPRVLVWLLGFFYFGSLPLGIYLLVIQRVTLGIVCVSLVPSSLTVCLVYGFCQCLCQGMCDCSNRA